Proteins from a single region of Limosilactobacillus fermentum:
- a CDS encoding amino acid ABC transporter permease, with protein sequence MSWEVIQQSLPMFEQGLIATLWLSAVGIVGSLIVGVIVSLVQFFRVPVLRQVCTVYVEISRNTPLLIQLFFLYYAFPVIGLKMNAVTCGIVGLIFLGGSYMAEGFTGGFAGVSKGQLETGKAIGMNQWQLARYVVFPQGFALSMPALAANMIFLIKETSIFSVIAIPELTNTALDLIGLYYRSNEYLLVLVIGYAIILIPLILVLNWLERRVRYGTFGD encoded by the coding sequence GTGTCCTGGGAAGTAATTCAGCAAAGCTTACCAATGTTTGAACAGGGCTTGATTGCAACCCTGTGGCTCTCGGCGGTGGGGATCGTCGGCTCGCTGATTGTCGGTGTGATTGTCAGCCTGGTTCAGTTCTTTCGGGTGCCCGTCTTACGCCAAGTCTGCACGGTTTACGTGGAAATTTCGCGTAACACCCCGCTGTTAATCCAGCTCTTCTTCTTGTACTACGCCTTCCCGGTGATTGGTTTGAAGATGAACGCCGTGACCTGCGGGATTGTCGGCTTGATTTTTCTTGGGGGTTCGTACATGGCCGAGGGGTTCACTGGTGGTTTTGCCGGGGTTAGCAAGGGGCAGTTGGAAACGGGCAAGGCGATCGGGATGAACCAGTGGCAACTGGCCCGCTACGTCGTCTTCCCCCAGGGGTTTGCCCTGAGCATGCCGGCGCTGGCGGCCAACATGATCTTTTTGATCAAGGAAACCTCGATTTTTTCGGTGATCGCGATTCCGGAATTGACGAACACGGCCCTCGATTTGATTGGGCTGTACTACCGGTCCAATGAGTATCTGTTGGTCTTGGTGATTGGTTACGCCATTATCTTGATTCCGCTGATCTTAGTGTTGAACTGGCTGGAAAGGAGGGTGCGCTATGGCACATTCGGGGATTAA
- a CDS encoding amino acid ABC transporter permease, which yields MAHSGINVLLEGSNFSRLMGGLWVSVWIAVVSLFFGLIVGTVFGVLRTTKSRVLRFILRLYLEIFRIIPTVVLLFLVYYILPRQLHINMPADWMAVLAFSLWVAAEFSDIVRGAIQSVPRHQRESGLAIGLTRFQLFRYILLPQAMKLEVPAAINLATRVVKTTSLLMIISIMDVINVGQQIIEANNSTYPTGVFWVYGLIFFLYFIIDYLLSLWARKLTARQ from the coding sequence ATGGCACATTCGGGGATTAACGTCTTGTTAGAGGGATCCAACTTCTCCCGGCTGATGGGCGGCTTATGGGTCAGCGTTTGGATCGCCGTGGTGTCGCTCTTCTTTGGCTTGATTGTCGGGACGGTCTTTGGGGTCTTGCGGACGACCAAGAGCAGGGTGCTCCGCTTCATCCTGCGCTTGTACCTGGAAATCTTTCGGATCATCCCAACGGTGGTGCTCTTATTCTTGGTTTACTACATCCTGCCGCGCCAGTTGCACATTAACATGCCGGCGGATTGGATGGCGGTGCTCGCCTTTTCGCTGTGGGTGGCCGCCGAATTTAGCGACATCGTCCGCGGGGCGATTCAATCGGTGCCGCGACACCAACGCGAATCGGGGTTGGCAATTGGCTTAACCCGCTTCCAGCTCTTCCGTTACATCCTCTTGCCCCAGGCAATGAAGCTGGAAGTACCGGCCGCCATCAACTTGGCGACCCGGGTGGTCAAAACGACCTCCCTGTTGATGATCATCAGCATCATGGACGTCATCAACGTCGGTCAACAGATCATCGAAGCCAACAATTCAACCTACCCAACCGGGGTGTTTTGGGTCTACGGGTTAATCTTTTTCTTGTACTTCATCATCGACTACCTGTTGTCGCTGTGGGCAAGAAAGCTAACCGCCCGGCAGTAA
- a CDS encoding amino acid ABC transporter ATP-binding protein, with amino-acid sequence MTEEILKVSHLNKFYGDWQALHDINFDLKKGEVLALLGPSGSGKSTLIRCLNGLEEYRDGEIVFNGAKVEPSEKNWQRLRQKIGMVFQSYDLFPNMTVLENILLGPTKVQKRDRATVEQEALALLDRVGLKEHANSYPRQLSGGQKQRVAIVRALALQPEVMLFDEVTASLDPEMVRGILDIIKELANDGSMTMLIVTHEMNFAAQIADRVLFLEDGRILEDTPGQQFFTNSQTKRARDFLESMDF; translated from the coding sequence ATGACGGAAGAAATTTTAAAGGTAAGTCACTTAAATAAGTTTTACGGTGACTGGCAGGCCCTGCACGACATCAACTTCGACCTCAAAAAGGGCGAGGTGTTAGCTCTACTCGGGCCGTCGGGGTCGGGGAAGAGCACCCTGATCCGCTGTTTAAACGGGTTAGAAGAGTATCGTGACGGCGAGATCGTCTTTAACGGCGCCAAGGTGGAGCCCAGCGAGAAGAATTGGCAACGGCTGCGCCAAAAGATCGGGATGGTCTTTCAAAGCTACGACCTCTTCCCGAACATGACGGTCTTAGAAAACATTTTGTTGGGGCCGACCAAGGTCCAAAAGCGCGACCGGGCGACGGTGGAGCAAGAGGCCCTGGCCTTACTTGACCGGGTCGGGTTAAAGGAGCATGCCAACTCCTACCCGCGCCAGCTGTCGGGGGGCCAAAAACAACGGGTGGCCATCGTTCGTGCCTTGGCCTTGCAGCCCGAGGTGATGCTCTTTGACGAAGTCACGGCGTCCCTGGACCCGGAAATGGTCCGCGGGATCTTAGACATCATCAAGGAACTGGCCAACGACGGGTCGATGACGATGCTGATCGTCACCCACGAAATGAACTTTGCCGCCCAAATTGCCGACCGGGTTCTGTTCCTAGAGGACGGGCGCATTTTGGAAGATACCCCGGGTCAGCAATTCTTTACCAACTCCCAGACCAAACGGGCGCGGGATTTCTTGGAAAGCATGGATTTTTAA